The following are encoded in a window of Miltoncostaea marina genomic DNA:
- the cimA gene encoding citramalate synthase has translation MAERVLIYDTTLRDGMQREGLSLSVGEQLQVALHIAAFGVEYLEAGFPASNPKYGELFGLLEREDLGDTRLAAFGMTRRRGTTADADPAMRGLAESFAPVVTIVGKTWDLHIEKVTRVTREENLRMIEESVAFLVGRGKEVVYDAEHFFDAYAAHPGYALDCLRAAEAGGASWITPCDTNGATLPGRLGTVVREVRAALPGVRLGIHTHNDAECGVATSLAAVDEGARLVQGTVNGYGERCGNANLCSIIPALAFKMGYEVLDADRLAELTALSHFVAETANLQPDAWAPYVGRNAFAHKGGMHQQGMNADARTYEHIDPAAVGNERRVLVSELSGRGTILAKSRELGVDLEDDPERVPAILARLKELEHRGYHFEVADGSFELLLERETGVYEPLFTLESFRVITEKRADGRVETEATVKLFHDGERLVATAEGNGPVNALDAALRRALEPRVPELREIGLVNFKVRILDEAKGTGAATRVLLDSSDGHETWGAIGVSENVIEASWEALLDSLEHGVRRVARARATAAG, from the coding sequence ATGGCCGAGCGGGTCCTCATCTACGACACCACGCTGCGCGACGGCATGCAGCGCGAGGGCCTGTCGCTGTCCGTGGGCGAGCAGCTGCAGGTGGCGCTGCACATCGCCGCGTTCGGAGTGGAGTACCTGGAGGCCGGCTTCCCGGCCAGCAACCCGAAGTACGGCGAGCTGTTCGGCCTGCTGGAGCGCGAGGACCTGGGGGACACCCGCCTGGCCGCCTTCGGCATGACGCGCCGGCGCGGCACGACCGCCGACGCCGACCCGGCGATGCGCGGCCTGGCCGAGAGCTTCGCCCCCGTGGTCACGATCGTCGGCAAGACGTGGGACCTGCACATCGAGAAGGTCACCCGGGTCACGCGCGAGGAGAACCTGCGCATGATCGAGGAGTCGGTGGCCTTCCTCGTGGGCCGGGGGAAGGAGGTGGTCTACGACGCCGAGCACTTCTTCGACGCGTACGCCGCCCACCCGGGCTACGCCCTCGACTGCCTGCGGGCCGCGGAGGCGGGCGGAGCGTCGTGGATCACGCCCTGCGACACCAACGGCGCCACCCTGCCGGGGCGCCTGGGCACGGTGGTGCGGGAGGTGCGCGCGGCGCTGCCGGGCGTGCGCCTCGGCATCCACACCCACAACGACGCCGAGTGCGGCGTGGCCACCAGCCTCGCCGCGGTCGACGAGGGCGCGCGCCTGGTGCAGGGCACCGTCAACGGCTACGGCGAGCGCTGCGGCAACGCCAACCTCTGCTCGATCATCCCGGCGCTGGCCTTCAAGATGGGCTACGAGGTGCTGGACGCCGACCGGCTCGCCGAGCTCACCGCGCTGAGCCACTTCGTCGCCGAGACGGCCAACCTGCAGCCCGACGCGTGGGCGCCGTACGTCGGCCGCAACGCGTTCGCCCACAAGGGCGGCATGCACCAGCAGGGCATGAACGCCGACGCCCGCACCTATGAGCACATCGACCCGGCCGCCGTCGGCAACGAGCGGCGGGTGCTGGTCTCCGAGCTCTCCGGCCGGGGCACGATCCTGGCCAAGTCGCGCGAGCTGGGCGTCGACCTCGAGGACGACCCCGAGCGCGTGCCGGCCATCCTCGCCCGACTCAAGGAGCTCGAGCACCGCGGCTACCACTTCGAGGTGGCCGACGGATCGTTCGAGCTGCTGCTGGAGCGCGAGACCGGCGTCTACGAGCCGCTCTTCACGCTCGAGAGCTTCCGCGTCATCACCGAGAAGCGCGCCGACGGCCGGGTGGAGACGGAGGCCACGGTCAAGCTCTTCCACGACGGCGAGCGGCTGGTGGCGACGGCCGAGGGCAACGGCCCGGTCAACGCGCTCGACGCGGCCCTGCGCCGCGCGCTCGAGCCGCGCGTGCCGGAGCTGCGCGAGATCGGCCTCGTCAACTTCAAGGTGCGCATCCTCGACGAGGCGAAGGGCACCGGCGCGGCCACCCGCGTGCTGCTCGACTCGAGCGACGGCCACGAGACCTGGGGCGCGATCGGGGTGAGCGAGAACGTGATCGAGGCCTCCTGGGAGGCCCTCCTCGACAGCCTCGAGCACGGCGTCCGCCGGGTCGCGCGGGCACGGGCGACGGCAGCCGGGTGA
- a CDS encoding branched-chain amino acid transaminase — translation MQEAEKIWMNGELVDWPDARVHVLSHGLHYGTTVFEGIRAYDAEGGTAVFRLDDHLARLERSAAMYHMPVPYTREEMRAAVHAVLAANGLGACYIRPIVLRGYGTMGLFPLEAPVDVAVAAWQWGAYLGEDGLRTGIRAKISSWRRIGTNTIPATAKAGGQYLNSILAKIETHKAGYQEAILLNEAGYVADGSGENLFIVRDGVLITPPVQASILEGITRASIITLAADEGIPVLEREVARAELYTADEVFITGTAAEVCPVIEVDDHALGTPGPVTRRLQNRFFAATEGRDPRSGEWLDHVGAPAPTV, via the coding sequence ATGCAGGAAGCCGAGAAGATCTGGATGAACGGGGAGCTGGTCGACTGGCCGGACGCGCGCGTGCACGTCCTGTCGCACGGCCTGCACTACGGCACGACGGTCTTCGAGGGCATCCGCGCGTACGACGCCGAGGGCGGCACCGCGGTCTTCCGCCTCGACGACCACCTGGCCCGCCTGGAGCGCTCGGCGGCGATGTACCACATGCCCGTGCCGTACACGCGCGAGGAGATGCGCGCGGCGGTGCACGCGGTGCTCGCGGCCAACGGCCTCGGGGCCTGCTACATCCGGCCGATCGTGCTGCGGGGCTACGGCACGATGGGGCTGTTCCCGCTCGAGGCGCCGGTCGACGTGGCCGTGGCCGCCTGGCAGTGGGGCGCCTACCTCGGCGAGGACGGCCTGCGCACCGGCATCCGGGCGAAGATCTCGAGCTGGCGGCGCATCGGCACCAACACGATCCCGGCCACCGCGAAGGCCGGCGGCCAGTACCTCAACTCGATCCTCGCCAAGATCGAGACCCACAAGGCGGGCTACCAGGAGGCGATCCTGCTCAACGAGGCCGGCTACGTGGCCGACGGCTCGGGCGAGAACCTGTTCATCGTCCGCGACGGCGTCCTCATCACCCCGCCGGTGCAGGCGTCGATCCTCGAGGGGATCACCCGCGCGAGCATCATCACCCTGGCCGCCGACGAGGGCATCCCGGTGCTGGAGCGCGAGGTCGCCCGCGCCGAGCTCTACACGGCCGACGAGGTCTTCATCACCGGCACCGCGGCCGAGGTCTGCCCGGTGATCGAGGTCGACGACCACGCGCTCGGCACCCCCGGGCCGGTCACGCGCCGCCTGCAGAACCGGTTCTTCGCCGCGACCGAGGGGCGCGACCCCCGGTCCGGGGAGTGGCTCGACCACGTCGGCGCCCCGGCGCCGACCGTGTGA
- a CDS encoding MaoC family dehydratase, whose product MAEVPGWEGRWFEDFVVGDVYVHRLGRTVLPVDNAWFTLLTQNTAPIHVDRHYAAGTEWGRPLVDSTFTLALVTGQSVPDVSQNVMANLGWDEVRLPAPVFEGDTIYSESEVLAVRPSRSRPEVGIVTVRTTGSNQDGVVVITFTRTLMVYRRGHGPAGRRPRPQPGGPAR is encoded by the coding sequence GTGGCGGAGGTCCCCGGCTGGGAGGGGCGCTGGTTCGAGGACTTCGTCGTCGGCGACGTCTACGTGCACCGCCTGGGCCGGACCGTCCTGCCGGTCGACAACGCCTGGTTCACCCTGCTCACGCAGAACACCGCCCCGATCCACGTCGACCGCCACTACGCGGCCGGCACCGAGTGGGGCCGGCCGCTGGTGGACTCCACGTTCACGCTGGCCCTCGTGACCGGCCAGAGCGTGCCGGACGTCTCGCAGAACGTGATGGCGAACCTCGGCTGGGACGAGGTGCGCCTGCCGGCCCCCGTCTTCGAGGGCGACACGATCTACTCGGAGAGCGAGGTGCTGGCCGTCCGCCCCTCGCGGTCGCGGCCGGAGGTGGGGATCGTCACCGTGCGGACGACCGGCAGCAACCAGGACGGCGTCGTGGTCATCACCTTCACCCGCACGCTGATGGTCTACCGGCGCGGCCACGGCCCGGCCGGCCGCCGTCCGCGCCCCCAGCCGGGTGGCCCGGCCCGGTAA
- the leuB gene encoding 3-isopropylmalate dehydrogenase, translating to MPEVSVALLPGDGIGPEVVAEARRVVDAIAPDHGLSIGWHEHLVGGASIDAHGTALTDDVLEACAGSDAVLLGAVGGPNWDTTDPDEPRPEQGLLGLRSGLGLFANLRPVRPWPALYEASPLRRERIEGTDLLVVRELTGGLYFGERGREPDRAFDTCVYTREEVRRLAEWGFRAAAGRRGRVTSVDKANVLETSRLWREEVVRVAEGHPGVALEHMLVDNAAMQLVSRPADFDVIITENLFGDVLSDEAAMITGSIGMLPSASLAAGSLGLYEPVHGSAPDIAGRGVANPVATVLSAAMMLRYSLGAPEAADRLEGAVDAVLGAGHRTPDLGGALGTREVGDLILAQLAG from the coding sequence GTGCCGGAGGTGTCTGTAGCGCTGCTGCCGGGGGACGGCATCGGCCCGGAGGTGGTCGCGGAGGCGCGGCGGGTGGTGGACGCCATCGCGCCGGACCACGGCCTGTCCATCGGCTGGCACGAGCACCTGGTCGGCGGCGCGTCGATCGACGCGCACGGCACCGCCCTCACCGACGACGTGCTGGAGGCCTGCGCCGGCTCGGACGCCGTCCTGCTCGGCGCCGTCGGCGGGCCGAACTGGGACACCACCGACCCGGACGAGCCGCGGCCGGAGCAGGGCCTGCTCGGGCTGCGCTCGGGCCTGGGCCTGTTCGCCAACCTGCGCCCGGTGCGCCCCTGGCCGGCCCTCTACGAGGCCAGCCCGCTGCGGCGCGAGCGCATCGAGGGCACCGACCTGCTGGTGGTGCGCGAGCTGACCGGCGGCCTCTACTTCGGCGAGCGCGGCCGCGAGCCCGACCGGGCCTTCGACACCTGCGTCTACACCCGCGAGGAGGTGCGCCGGCTGGCCGAGTGGGGCTTCCGGGCCGCCGCCGGGCGGCGGGGGAGGGTGACCTCGGTCGACAAGGCCAACGTGCTGGAGACCTCGCGCCTCTGGCGCGAGGAGGTCGTGCGGGTGGCCGAGGGGCACCCCGGGGTGGCGCTCGAGCACATGCTGGTCGACAACGCCGCGATGCAGCTCGTCAGCCGCCCGGCCGACTTCGACGTGATCATCACCGAGAACCTGTTCGGCGACGTGCTCTCGGACGAGGCCGCGATGATCACCGGCTCCATCGGGATGCTGCCGTCGGCCAGCCTGGCGGCCGGCTCGCTGGGGCTCTACGAGCCGGTGCACGGCTCCGCGCCCGACATCGCCGGCCGCGGCGTCGCCAACCCGGTGGCCACGGTGCTGTCGGCGGCGATGATGCTGCGCTACTCGCTGGGCGCGCCGGAGGCGGCCGACCGCCTGGAGGGCGCGGTCGACGCCGTGCTCGGCGCCGGCCACCGCACGCCCGACCTGGGCGGCGCGCTCGGCACGCGCGAGGTGGGCGACCTCATCCTGGCGCAGCTCGCGGGGTAG